One part of the Rutidosis leptorrhynchoides isolate AG116_Rl617_1_P2 chromosome 1, CSIRO_AGI_Rlap_v1, whole genome shotgun sequence genome encodes these proteins:
- the LOC139842919 gene encoding trans-resveratrol di-O-methyltransferase-like, with protein MELQNDEQCKELLHAQAHIWNHTFSFVSSMSLNCAIQLEIPDIINRHGAPMSLFELTEALSLKKERSQFIYRLMRILVHSGFFVIQSLPSDVDDEKKEGYWLTPASRYLLKEEPLNMRPFLLAHLEPVMVDPWLNMNKWFCNDDINPFQTANGKTLFDLAGEDPNFNNLFNEAMASDARLVSSVILKHFGSVFEGLKSLVDVGSGTGTLTKSIAEAFPNISFISFDLPHVVKGLVGSKNLSFIGGDMFQAVPKADAALLKNVFFFFFFFTVKQWMLHDWSDEDCIKILKKCKDAIPTKENGGKVIIIEMVVKNDDRSY; from the exons ATGGAATTGCAAAATGATGAGCAGTGTAAAGAATTGCTTCATGCTCAAGCCCACATATGGAACCATACTTTCAGCTTTGTAAGCTCCATGTCACTCAATTGTGCTATTCAACTTGAAATACCTGATATTATTAATCGCCATGGTGCACCGATGTCGCTCTTCGAGTTAACTGAAGCCCTGTCTCTCAAGAAGGAGAGATCCCAATTTATATATCGTTTGATGCGCATCCTTGTCCACTCTGGTTTCTTTGTTATACAAAGTTTACCATCAGACGTTGATGATGAGAAAAAAGAAGGATATTGGTTAACTCCTGCTTCTCGATATCTTTTGAAAGAGGAACCATTAAATATGAGGCCCTTTCTACTAGCCCATTTGGAACCAGTTATGGTGGACCCGTGGCTAAACATGAACAAGTGGTTTTGTAATGACGATATCAACCCTTTTCAAACAGCTAATGGGAAGACGCTTTTTGATCTTGCAGGGGAAGACCCAAATTTTAACAATTTGTTTAACGAAGCAATGGCTAGTGATGCAAGGCTAGTTTCAAGTGTCATTCTTAAACACTTTGGAAGTGTTTTTGAAGGGTTGAAGTCACTTGTTGATGTTGGGAGTGGTACAGGGACCCTTACCAAATCCATTGCTGAAGCTTTTCCTAATATTAGTTTCATCAGTTTTGATCTTCCTCATGTTGTTAAAGGTTTGGTAGGAAGTAAGAATTTGAGTTTTATTGGTGGAGACATGTTTCAAGCCGTTCCCAAAGCTGATGCAGCTTTACTAAAG aatgtttttttttttttttttttttttaccgtgAAACAGTGGATGTTGCATGATTGGAGCGATGAAGATTGCATTAAAATATTGAAGAAATGCAAAGATGCTATTCCAACCAAGGAAAATGGAGGAAAAGTGATAATCATTGAAATGGTGGTGAAAAATGATGATAGAAgctattag